Proteins from a single region of Amycolatopsis sp. CA-230715:
- a CDS encoding aldehyde dehydrogenase, translated as MADLRDHEYWLAAAKAISPETRPFIGGRFAEPRSAETFTSTSPRDGRVLAQVADGSAEDIDHAVRAAREAFEDGRWRDLPPKERKRILLRWAELIEENAEELALLDTLEMGKPISEALRVDVAKTAETIAWYAEAIDKTYDEIAPTPGDALALVTREPLGVVGAVVPWNYALLIASWKLGPALTTGNSVVLKPAEQTSLAALVLARLASEAGLPDGVLNVVPGQGEVAGQALGRHASVDKIAFTGSAEVARMFQVYAGESNGKQVAVEAGGKSPQLVLPDADLSSAATAVAWGIFYNAGQTCNAGSRVIVPAELKDRLLAEIVDVTTRTFRLGDPLDPSTVLGPLVDEVQLERVLSYVDIGVAEGASIALGGARVREDEGGTYLEPTILDGVRPESTVAREEIFGPVLSVLSYSGDVDEGVRIANDSDYGLVASVWTRDVAVAHRVAKRLRAGTVWVNTFDASDVITPFGGVKASGAGRDKSLHALDAYTALKTTWLDLS; from the coding sequence GTGGCGGATCTGAGGGACCACGAGTACTGGCTGGCCGCGGCGAAGGCGATCAGCCCCGAGACGCGGCCGTTCATCGGCGGCCGGTTCGCCGAGCCGAGGTCGGCGGAGACGTTCACGAGCACGTCGCCGCGCGATGGACGGGTGCTCGCCCAGGTCGCCGACGGCAGTGCCGAGGACATCGATCATGCCGTCCGCGCCGCGCGGGAGGCGTTCGAGGATGGGCGCTGGCGGGATCTTCCGCCCAAGGAGCGCAAGCGAATCCTCTTGCGCTGGGCCGAACTCATCGAGGAAAACGCCGAGGAGCTGGCACTGCTCGACACCCTGGAAATGGGCAAGCCGATCAGCGAAGCGCTGCGGGTCGACGTCGCGAAGACCGCGGAGACGATCGCCTGGTACGCCGAAGCGATCGACAAGACCTACGACGAGATAGCGCCCACTCCCGGTGACGCGCTCGCGCTGGTCACCAGGGAGCCGCTCGGTGTCGTCGGCGCGGTGGTGCCGTGGAACTACGCCCTGCTGATCGCTTCCTGGAAGCTCGGGCCCGCGCTCACGACGGGCAACTCCGTGGTGCTCAAGCCGGCGGAGCAGACTTCGCTCGCGGCGCTCGTGCTGGCCAGGCTCGCCTCGGAGGCCGGGCTCCCCGACGGCGTGCTGAACGTGGTGCCCGGTCAGGGCGAGGTCGCGGGGCAGGCGCTCGGCAGGCACGCGAGCGTCGACAAGATCGCGTTCACCGGATCGGCCGAGGTGGCCAGGATGTTCCAGGTCTACGCGGGCGAGTCGAACGGCAAGCAGGTGGCGGTCGAGGCAGGGGGCAAGTCGCCCCAGCTCGTGCTGCCCGACGCCGATCTCTCCTCGGCGGCGACGGCGGTGGCCTGGGGGATCTTCTACAACGCCGGGCAGACCTGCAACGCCGGTTCGCGGGTGATCGTGCCCGCCGAGCTGAAGGACCGGCTGCTCGCGGAGATCGTCGACGTCACCACCCGGACCTTCCGGCTCGGCGACCCGCTCGACCCGTCGACCGTGCTGGGCCCGCTCGTGGACGAGGTGCAGCTCGAACGCGTGCTGTCCTATGTGGACATCGGAGTGGCCGAGGGTGCGAGCATCGCGCTCGGCGGTGCGCGCGTGCGGGAAGACGAGGGCGGCACGTACCTCGAACCGACCATTTTGGACGGTGTGCGGCCGGAATCGACCGTCGCGCGCGAAGAGATCTTCGGGCCGGTGCTGTCCGTGCTCAGCTACAGCGGCGACGTGGACGAGGGCGTCCGGATCGCCAACGACAGCGACTACGGGCTCGTCGCCTCGGTGTGGACGCGCGATGTCGCGGTGGCACACCGGGTCGCGAAGCGGCTGCGCGCGGGCACCGTGTGGGTCAACACCTTCGACGCCAGCGACGTGATCACCCCGTTCGGTGGTGTCAAGGCGAGCGGCGCCGGGCGGGACAAGTCGCTGCACGCGCTCGACGCGTACACCGCGCTCAAGACCACGTGGCTCGATCTCTCATGA
- a CDS encoding SRPBCC family protein: MPSSYAYDATATSTAPPAVVWRLLLDARTWPVWSAVDDLDLDRSTGLDPDGRDPVGAVRAFRTGRTVTGERVTGLVEERQLTYEDAFNRAIHDYRAVVDLAPAPGGGTLIHWHGTYATRWGMGWLMRRVMQRVMQRMADGLAAYAESR; encoded by the coding sequence GTGCCAAGCAGTTACGCCTATGACGCGACAGCCACTTCGACCGCACCGCCCGCCGTGGTGTGGCGCTTGCTCCTCGACGCCCGCACCTGGCCCGTCTGGTCGGCCGTCGACGACCTCGACCTCGACCGGTCCACCGGGCTCGATCCGGACGGCAGGGACCCCGTCGGCGCGGTCCGCGCGTTCCGCACCGGCCGGACGGTGACCGGCGAGCGGGTGACCGGGCTCGTCGAAGAGCGGCAACTGACCTACGAAGACGCCTTCAACCGGGCGATCCACGACTACCGGGCGGTCGTCGACCTCGCGCCGGCACCGGGCGGGGGCACGCTCATCCACTGGCACGGCACCTACGCCACCCGCTGGGGGATGGGCTGGCTGATGCGACGCGTCATGCAACGCGTCATGCAGCGCATGGCCGACGGTCTCGCAGCCTACGCGGAGTCACGCTAG
- a CDS encoding helix-turn-helix domain-containing protein gives MFDSPDFDLAPYAADFGASAPVRRSYCSWTDAGWRSLLVQCFEHVPEVEELPVPGVADLHLVLHVAGDVTMRTRADGKPVQGRWAPGNLELMVPGQSVVRDYRAASAMRTIQVHIPSATVERAAAQLGGPAPDFEALAAAASAGDPVVENLVRALPAAAGAGELYAESAAAFLATHLLARSAEPRLPGPEHAAVRVATAVMRERLAEPLTLAEIAAEAHLSVYHFIRVFREATGETPHRYLTRLRIERARRLLSGSTLTIGQIAERSGFGSPGSLSAAFLSQVGVRPSVYRNT, from the coding sequence GTGTTCGACTCGCCCGACTTCGATCTCGCGCCGTACGCGGCGGATTTCGGTGCGTCGGCGCCGGTGCGGCGAAGCTACTGCAGCTGGACCGACGCCGGCTGGCGGTCGCTGCTCGTGCAGTGCTTCGAGCACGTGCCCGAGGTCGAGGAGCTCCCGGTGCCCGGGGTCGCCGATCTGCACCTCGTGCTGCACGTGGCAGGCGACGTGACCATGCGGACCCGCGCCGACGGCAAACCGGTCCAGGGGCGCTGGGCGCCCGGCAACCTGGAGCTGATGGTGCCCGGCCAGTCGGTTGTGCGCGACTACCGCGCGGCCAGCGCGATGCGCACCATCCAGGTGCACATCCCGTCCGCGACCGTCGAGCGGGCCGCGGCCCAGCTTGGCGGGCCCGCGCCGGACTTCGAAGCGCTGGCCGCCGCGGCGAGCGCGGGCGATCCGGTGGTCGAGAACCTCGTGCGCGCACTGCCCGCCGCCGCGGGCGCGGGCGAGCTGTACGCGGAATCCGCCGCGGCGTTCCTCGCGACGCACCTGCTGGCGCGGAGCGCGGAACCGCGTCTGCCCGGTCCCGAGCACGCCGCGGTCCGCGTGGCCACCGCCGTCATGCGGGAGCGGCTGGCCGAGCCGCTGACGCTGGCCGAGATCGCCGCCGAAGCGCATCTGAGCGTGTACCACTTCATCCGCGTCTTCCGGGAGGCCACCGGCGAGACGCCCCACCGCTACCTCACCCGGCTGCGGATCGAGCGGGCGCGGCGGCTGCTGTCCGGCAGCACCCTCACGATCGGGCAGATCGCCGAGCGCAGCGGGTTCGGCAGCCCCGGCTCGCTGTCCGCGGCCTTCCTGAGCCAGGTCGGCGTCCGGCCCTCGGTGTACCGCAACACCTGA
- a CDS encoding IS5 family transposase (programmed frameshift): MICAVVDALSRRLVPDELWALVEPLIPSFAPRPQGGGRAPVDDRAVFTAVVYVLTSGCAWRMLPPSFGVTVPTAHRRFTEWTKAGLWPRLHRAVLDELGSQGEIDWSRAVLDGASVRAKKGGPMTGPNPVDRGKAGSKIHVLSDRAGLPLAVAVSAANTNDSYTLKPLVMAIPAIKSRRGPRRRKPSKLHADKAYDHTDLRDWVRDRGIVVRIARKGIESSKKLGKHRWVIERSIAWLFGYHRLAIRYDRYANHFCAFLTLAATLTCYKKLAK; encoded by the exons ATGATCTGTGCTGTGGTCGATGCGTTGTCTCGGCGGTTGGTGCCGGATGAGTTGTGGGCTCTGGTCGAGCCGTTGATCCCCTCGTTTGCGCCGCGTCCGCAGGGTGGTGGCAGGGCGCCAGTTGACGACCGGGCCGTGTTCACGGCGGTGGTGTACGTGCTGACTAGCGGGTGCGCGTGGCGGATGCTGCCACCGTCGTTCGGCGTCACGGTGCCGACCGCGCATCGACGGTTCACCGAATGGACCAAAGCCGGTCTATGGCCTCGACTGCACCGGGCCGTCCTGGACGAACTGGGCAGCCAAGGCGAGATCGACTGGTCACGGGCAGTCCTGGACGGAGCATCGGTTCGCGCGAAAAAAG GGGGACCCATGACCGGCCCGAACCCGGTCGACCGCGGCAAGGCCGGATCGAAGATCCACGTCCTGTCCGACCGGGCGGGCCTGCCGCTGGCGGTCGCGGTATCTGCCGCGAACACCAACGACTCCTACACTCTCAAACCCTTGGTCATGGCGATCCCCGCGATCAAGTCCCGACGCGGACCCCGCCGCCGCAAACCCAGCAAGCTGCACGCCGACAAGGCCTACGACCACACCGACCTACGGGACTGGGTCCGTGACCGCGGCATCGTCGTGCGCATCGCCCGCAAAGGCATCGAGTCCAGCAAGAAACTCGGCAAACACCGCTGGGTCATCGAACGATCCATCGCCTGGCTCTTCGGCTACCACCGGCTCGCCATCCGCTATGACCGCTACGCCAACCACTTCTGCGCCTTCCTCACCCTCGCCGCCACTCTCACCTGCTACAAGAAACTCGCCAAATGA
- a CDS encoding iron-containing alcohol dehydrogenase family protein, with amino-acid sequence MTVARFSVEGGARVEFGPGVLAELPDFVAALGKARAFVVTDRVLRATGIVDRVEKALTHGGIEHAVYEDVGPNPSTGELDRGAARLREFGDAAVVALGGGSALDAAKGISLLAGNPGAVAADADSLWDAGAGLPLVAVPTTAGTGAETNGFGVVEDTCARRKVYIGHSSVRPAVAVLDPELTLGLPARVTASTGIDALVHGIESLSSRGATTFSTAYAAQAMALVSRWLPVAYRDGTDLEARANMLLGAHLAGRALTLSGLGLVHGIGHALTAHTGTPHGVALAAVLEEVMVFNAPAADAAYEQAARAMGVPSAAGGWAEAAIDAVRAISGAVEVKRPLRELGAERDRLPIIAADAIADPVTKNTPRPPDEAAVLDLLHAAY; translated from the coding sequence ATGACCGTCGCGAGGTTCAGCGTCGAAGGCGGCGCCCGCGTCGAGTTCGGACCGGGCGTGCTCGCCGAGCTGCCCGATTTCGTCGCGGCACTGGGGAAAGCGCGGGCGTTCGTGGTCACCGATCGCGTGCTGCGCGCCACCGGGATCGTGGACAGGGTGGAAAAGGCGCTCACCCACGGCGGCATCGAACACGCGGTGTACGAGGACGTCGGCCCCAACCCGTCGACCGGGGAACTGGACCGGGGCGCGGCACGGCTGCGGGAGTTCGGCGACGCGGCGGTCGTAGCGCTCGGCGGCGGCTCGGCACTGGACGCGGCGAAGGGAATTTCCCTGCTGGCCGGGAATCCCGGTGCGGTGGCGGCCGATGCGGACTCGCTGTGGGACGCCGGTGCCGGGCTGCCGCTCGTCGCCGTGCCGACCACCGCGGGCACCGGTGCCGAAACGAACGGGTTCGGCGTGGTCGAGGACACCTGCGCGCGCCGGAAGGTCTACATCGGACATTCGTCGGTCCGGCCAGCGGTGGCCGTGCTGGACCCGGAGCTGACGCTGGGGCTTCCCGCGCGGGTCACCGCGTCGACCGGGATCGACGCGCTCGTCCACGGTATCGAGTCGCTGTCTTCTCGCGGGGCGACGACGTTTTCGACGGCCTACGCGGCACAAGCGATGGCACTGGTGAGCCGGTGGCTGCCGGTCGCCTACCGCGACGGCACCGATCTGGAGGCGCGCGCGAACATGCTGCTGGGCGCGCACCTCGCCGGGCGCGCGCTCACGTTGTCCGGGCTCGGCCTGGTGCACGGGATCGGGCACGCGCTCACCGCGCACACCGGCACCCCGCACGGCGTCGCGCTCGCCGCCGTGCTGGAGGAGGTGATGGTCTTCAACGCGCCCGCCGCGGACGCCGCCTACGAGCAGGCTGCCCGCGCGATGGGCGTGCCCTCCGCCGCCGGGGGATGGGCGGAGGCGGCGATCGACGCCGTGCGGGCGATCTCGGGTGCGGTCGAGGTGAAGCGGCCGCTCCGCGAACTGGGCGCCGAACGCGACCGGCTCCCGATCATCGCCGCCGACGCGATCGCCGATCCCGTCACGAAGAACACCCCGCGCCCACCCGACGAAGCGGCCGTACTCGACCTCCTCCACGCCGCCTACTGA
- a CDS encoding mandelate racemase/muconate lactonizing enzyme family protein, giving the protein MKITEITLDRLRLDLDPPLRAAWDPEPRRHFDATIVRVHTDEGVTGIGSGDTMDGFAAVEHLFVGEDPLDIVRHVKAIETANFHGGNYWPLEVALWDIIGKAAGLPVAALFGNAAKSLPAYASSAELKTPEERVETAFAAREAGFRAMKIRIDRDRADEGVAAVAAVREALGPGFEVMVDLNQSWRMAGDTADATDLVSTRRLVRRLAELDVFWVEEPLPYADIDGFRVLRADNPGVRIAAGEMHHSVPELVRYLEQDVLDVYQMDVVLAVGMHRARTLAELAGFKHRAFTPHSWTNGIGVLANLHVSAGVGGGPFFEFPYDPPGWTSERRDFMLAEPVMVNGEGEIEVPDRPGLGVELDEEAVARWRI; this is encoded by the coding sequence TTGAAGATCACCGAAATCACCCTGGACCGGTTGCGGCTCGACCTCGACCCGCCGCTGCGCGCCGCGTGGGACCCGGAGCCCCGCCGCCATTTCGACGCGACGATCGTGCGCGTGCACACCGACGAGGGCGTGACCGGCATCGGGTCCGGCGACACCATGGACGGGTTCGCCGCGGTCGAGCACCTCTTCGTCGGCGAAGATCCGCTCGACATCGTCCGGCACGTGAAAGCGATCGAGACGGCGAACTTCCACGGCGGAAACTACTGGCCGCTCGAGGTCGCGCTGTGGGACATCATCGGGAAGGCCGCCGGGCTGCCGGTGGCCGCGCTGTTCGGCAATGCGGCGAAGTCGTTGCCCGCCTACGCTTCCTCCGCCGAGCTGAAAACACCGGAGGAACGCGTCGAAACGGCATTCGCGGCCCGTGAAGCGGGATTTCGCGCGATGAAGATCCGGATCGACCGCGACCGAGCCGACGAAGGCGTCGCCGCGGTCGCCGCGGTGCGGGAGGCGCTCGGGCCGGGTTTCGAGGTGATGGTCGATCTCAACCAGTCGTGGCGGATGGCGGGCGACACCGCGGACGCCACCGATCTGGTAAGCACGCGCAGGCTCGTGCGGCGGCTGGCCGAACTGGACGTGTTCTGGGTCGAGGAACCCTTGCCCTACGCCGATATCGACGGTTTCCGCGTGCTGCGGGCGGACAATCCCGGGGTGCGGATCGCGGCGGGGGAGATGCACCACTCGGTGCCCGAACTGGTGCGCTACCTCGAACAGGACGTGCTCGACGTGTACCAGATGGACGTGGTGCTGGCGGTCGGCATGCACCGCGCGCGCACGCTCGCCGAGCTGGCCGGGTTCAAGCACCGCGCGTTCACCCCGCACAGCTGGACCAACGGCATCGGCGTGCTGGCGAACCTGCACGTTTCGGCGGGTGTGGGCGGTGGGCCGTTCTTCGAATTCCCCTACGACCCTCCCGGATGGACATCCGAGCGCCGCGACTTCATGCTCGCGGAGCCGGTGATGGTCAACGGGGAAGGCGAAATCGAGGTGCCGGATCGGCCGGGGCTCGGTGTCGAACTCGACGAGGAGGCGGTCGCGCGGTGGCGGATCTGA
- a CDS encoding Dyp-type peroxidase produces MTGLPRRSFLRRAAAGTTAAGATAIGLGTATASSAATGPVPVPFHGTRQGGILREPAAQSVVASFDVVAENRAELTDLLRATTDRARFLTSGGAPSSMGITAPPTDSGVLGPVVPSGDLSVVVGVGASLFDDRYGLAARKPAKLKPMTTFVNDALEQAQCHGDLSLTLSASSTDTVLHALRDIARATRGGMQLRWKLAGFSSQPRPSGTPRNLMGFKDGTSNPSGSELDGLVWTTGGDEPRWTEGGSYQVIRLIRMLVEFWDRISIAEQENIFGRRRDTGAPLDGADENDVPRFAEDPIGTVIPLTSHIRKANPRTPEADSSRILRRSVNYDRGVDANGNLDMGLIFTCYQRDLERQFEAVQTRLADEPLVDYISPFGGGYFFALPGVTGPDDHYGRAMLA; encoded by the coding sequence GTGACGGGCCTTCCCCGCCGGTCGTTCCTGCGGCGGGCCGCCGCGGGGACGACTGCCGCCGGGGCGACCGCGATCGGGCTCGGCACGGCCACCGCGAGCAGCGCGGCCACCGGCCCGGTTCCAGTGCCGTTCCACGGGACCCGGCAGGGCGGCATCCTGCGCGAGCCAGCCGCGCAGAGCGTCGTGGCCTCGTTCGACGTCGTCGCGGAAAACCGGGCCGAGCTGACGGATCTCCTGCGTGCCACGACCGATCGCGCCCGGTTCCTCACCAGCGGCGGTGCACCGTCGTCGATGGGGATCACCGCGCCACCAACGGATTCCGGGGTACTTGGCCCGGTCGTGCCCTCGGGTGACCTGTCGGTGGTCGTCGGTGTCGGCGCGTCGCTGTTCGACGACCGGTACGGCCTCGCCGCGCGCAAACCTGCGAAGCTCAAGCCGATGACGACCTTCGTCAACGACGCGCTGGAGCAAGCGCAGTGCCACGGCGACCTCAGCCTCACCCTGTCCGCTAGCTCGACCGACACCGTGCTGCACGCGCTGCGCGACATCGCGCGGGCGACCCGCGGCGGGATGCAACTGCGGTGGAAGCTGGCCGGGTTCAGCTCCCAGCCGCGTCCGTCCGGCACGCCGCGCAACCTGATGGGCTTCAAGGACGGCACCTCGAACCCGTCTGGGTCCGAATTGGACGGTCTGGTGTGGACAACGGGCGGCGACGAGCCACGGTGGACCGAAGGCGGCAGCTACCAGGTGATCCGGTTGATCCGGATGCTGGTGGAGTTCTGGGACCGGATCTCGATCGCCGAGCAGGAGAACATCTTCGGCCGCAGGCGCGACACCGGGGCCCCGCTCGACGGTGCCGACGAGAACGACGTGCCGCGGTTCGCCGAGGACCCGATCGGCACGGTGATCCCGCTGACCAGCCACATCCGCAAGGCCAATCCCCGTACCCCGGAAGCGGACTCCAGCCGCATCCTTCGCCGGTCGGTGAACTACGACCGCGGTGTCGACGCCAACGGAAACCTGGACATGGGCCTGATCTTCACCTGCTACCAACGGGATCTCGAGCGCCAGTTCGAAGCCGTGCAGACAAGGCTCGCCGACGAACCGCTGGTCGACTACATCTCCCCGTTCGGCGGCGGCTACTTCTTCGCGCTGCCCGGCGTGACGGGCCCCGATGACCACTACGGCAGGGCGATGCTCGCCTGA
- a CDS encoding EfeM/EfeO family lipoprotein: MPGSLRVRWIAGVAIAAAVVAVVAIALWPEDAAASDPEITVSRSACGTGWADPKPGPQTFRLHNVGSVTAEVDLIDPATGVIYGEVEGLGAQTTRPLQVTLGNGAYAFRCLPEDSSAIVGPVATVRGGAERSPGVAPVTRNDLLEPLKKYHEHVTAGLGELVANTGAVKEAVHRGDRAASRAAWLTAHLTYERLGAAYGAFGDSDGALNGTAAGLPGGASDPGFTGFHRLESGLWHDEDMGALGAVADRLDADAQTLRQSFGDSQVDGNDLALRAHEIMENTLQFELTGRTDYGSGTNLATARANLDGTRAVLDVLRPLLAPRYPGLSTVDTWLDRTRSALDGARKADGSWTPVGQLGEKQRRKLNGDVSQLTELLAPIAAIAEPRRVS; the protein is encoded by the coding sequence GTGCCCGGATCTCTCCGCGTCCGGTGGATCGCGGGTGTCGCGATCGCCGCGGCCGTGGTGGCGGTGGTCGCGATCGCGCTGTGGCCGGAGGACGCCGCCGCCAGCGACCCGGAGATCACCGTTTCGCGGTCGGCCTGCGGTACCGGGTGGGCCGATCCGAAGCCGGGACCGCAGACCTTCCGGCTGCACAACGTCGGCTCGGTGACCGCGGAGGTCGACCTGATCGACCCGGCGACCGGGGTGATCTACGGCGAGGTCGAGGGGCTCGGCGCCCAGACGACGCGCCCGCTCCAGGTGACGCTCGGCAACGGCGCCTACGCCTTCCGCTGCCTGCCGGAGGACTCGTCGGCGATCGTCGGCCCGGTCGCCACCGTGCGCGGCGGGGCGGAGCGCTCCCCCGGCGTCGCCCCGGTCACGCGCAACGACCTGCTGGAGCCGCTCAAGAAGTACCACGAGCACGTGACGGCGGGACTGGGCGAACTCGTCGCGAACACCGGAGCGGTCAAGGAGGCGGTGCACCGGGGCGACCGCGCGGCGAGCCGTGCGGCATGGCTTACCGCGCACCTCACCTACGAACGCCTCGGCGCCGCTTACGGCGCGTTCGGCGATTCCGACGGCGCGCTCAACGGAACCGCGGCCGGGCTGCCCGGTGGCGCGTCGGATCCCGGGTTCACCGGGTTCCACCGGCTCGAATCCGGGCTGTGGCACGACGAGGACATGGGCGCGCTCGGCGCGGTCGCCGACCGGCTCGACGCCGACGCGCAGACGCTGCGGCAGTCCTTCGGCGACAGCCAGGTGGACGGCAACGACCTCGCGCTGCGCGCACACGAAATCATGGAGAACACCCTGCAGTTCGAACTCACCGGCCGCACCGACTACGGCAGCGGAACGAACCTCGCCACCGCGCGCGCCAACCTCGACGGCACCCGCGCCGTGCTCGACGTCCTCCGCCCGCTGCTCGCGCCGCGCTACCCCGGACTGTCCACCGTGGACACCTGGCTGGACCGCACCCGGTCCGCTTTGGACGGCGCGCGGAAGGCGGACGGGTCGTGGACGCCGGTGGGACAGCTCGGCGAGAAGCAGCGGCGCAAGCTCAACGGCGACGTGAGCCAGTTGACCGAACTGCTCGCCCCGATCGCCGCCATCGCCGAGCCTCGGAGGGTCTCGTGA
- a CDS encoding phospholipase C: MDEGFGRRRRRRLYGVGALASVAVLAVAAGSAATAVPAQPSHALPADRLPTVSPIKHVVVIFGENISFDHYFGTYPNAANTDGTPFRPAPHTPKVNGLSHDLLTDNPNAYNPKRLTHEQALTCDQNHNYGAEQAAFNGGKMDKFVEKTETDKCTGQPILFGEPGLVMDYYDGNTVTGMWNYAQHYSLNDNSFNTVFGPSSPGAINLISGNTHGVQAVDPVTHEPVSDKYVVQSPDEHGIGTMINDPDPAWDDCSDKNHTAKDNLGTMHGRNIGDLLNQRHVTWGWFQGGFRPTGTANGYAVCGQKHANVGGQSSVDYSPHHEPFQYYPSTANPKHVPPSSVHAIGQPDQANHQYDVSDFNDSLKAGSMPAVSFLKAPEYQDGHAGYSDPLDEQQFVAEEINRIQQSPEWRSTAVVLAYDDSDGWYDHVNSRILNGSHDAEQDQAVCTGKPTTQGSYADRCGYGPRLPLLVISPFSKVNFVDHTHTDQTSVLRFIEDNWFTGRVGDSSFDSRAGGMWNMLDFWWPRGGKLPLDPKTGAVTR; this comes from the coding sequence GTGGACGAAGGATTCGGCAGGCGGCGACGCCGCCGGCTCTACGGCGTCGGCGCGCTCGCCTCGGTCGCCGTGCTCGCCGTCGCCGCGGGTTCGGCGGCGACCGCGGTACCCGCACAACCCTCGCACGCGTTGCCGGCGGACCGGCTTCCGACGGTCAGCCCGATCAAGCACGTGGTGGTGATCTTCGGCGAGAACATCTCGTTCGACCACTACTTCGGCACCTACCCGAACGCGGCCAACACCGACGGCACCCCGTTCCGGCCGGCGCCGCACACGCCGAAGGTCAACGGCTTGAGCCACGACCTGCTGACCGACAACCCCAACGCGTACAACCCGAAGCGCCTCACCCACGAGCAGGCGCTGACCTGCGACCAGAACCACAACTACGGTGCGGAGCAGGCCGCGTTCAACGGCGGCAAGATGGACAAGTTCGTGGAGAAGACCGAGACGGACAAGTGCACCGGCCAGCCGATCCTGTTCGGTGAACCGGGTCTGGTGATGGACTACTACGACGGCAACACCGTCACCGGGATGTGGAACTACGCACAGCACTACTCGCTGAACGACAACTCGTTCAACACCGTGTTCGGGCCCTCCTCGCCCGGCGCGATCAACCTGATCTCGGGCAACACGCACGGCGTGCAGGCCGTCGATCCGGTGACCCACGAGCCGGTCTCCGACAAGTACGTGGTCCAGTCGCCCGACGAGCACGGCATCGGCACCATGATCAACGACCCCGATCCGGCGTGGGACGACTGCTCGGACAAGAACCACACCGCCAAGGACAACCTGGGCACCATGCACGGCCGCAACATCGGCGATCTGCTCAACCAGCGCCACGTGACCTGGGGCTGGTTCCAGGGCGGGTTCCGGCCGACCGGGACCGCCAACGGGTACGCCGTGTGCGGGCAGAAGCACGCCAACGTCGGCGGTCAGTCCTCTGTGGACTACAGCCCGCACCACGAGCCGTTCCAGTACTACCCGTCGACGGCGAACCCGAAGCACGTGCCGCCGTCGTCGGTGCACGCCATCGGCCAGCCGGACCAGGCGAACCACCAGTACGACGTCAGCGATTTCAACGATTCGCTGAAGGCGGGTTCGATGCCCGCGGTGAGCTTCCTGAAGGCCCCCGAATACCAGGACGGGCACGCGGGTTATTCGGACCCGCTGGACGAGCAGCAGTTCGTGGCCGAGGAGATCAACCGGATCCAGCAGTCGCCGGAATGGCGCTCGACCGCGGTCGTGCTCGCCTACGACGATTCCGACGGCTGGTACGACCACGTCAACTCGCGGATCCTGAACGGCTCGCACGACGCCGAGCAGGATCAGGCGGTGTGCACCGGGAAGCCGACCACGCAGGGCTCCTACGCCGACCGCTGCGGGTACGGCCCCCGGCTGCCGCTGCTGGTGATCTCGCCGTTCAGCAAGGTGAACTTCGTCGACCACACGCACACCGACCAGACCTCGGTGCTGCGGTTCATCGAGGACAACTGGTTCACCGGCCGGGTCGGCGACTCCTCGTTCGACTCCCGCGCGGGCGGGATGTGGAACATGCTCGACTTCTGGTGGCCGCGCGGCGGGAAGCTGCCGCTCGACCCGAAGACGGGCGCCGTCACCCGCTGA
- a CDS encoding IclR family transcriptional regulator — protein MPRSSRQHGHGLRRDLDLLESLASAEAQHAGGLGVVRIAQLTGREKSQVSRALKALADEGVVERDPDTLEYRLGWRLFSLVARTVEDRLARAAEPVMRKLSAEVEETCHLCVLRDQEVLTLLSVSGHSFRVHGWEGRGVPTYCTSAGRVLLLDATPDDLYVRFPEPAMTSPRSEVRTLPQLWAKIQECRRDGYARVRDEFEEGLAGVSAPIRDFRGRVVAALNISAPGERVGDRLAEAGRATALAAEEVSGQLGFRPEAPPTAWPT, from the coding sequence ATGCCGAGGTCTTCCCGCCAGCACGGCCACGGCCTGCGCCGCGATCTCGATCTGCTCGAATCGCTGGCCTCGGCCGAGGCCCAGCACGCGGGCGGGCTCGGCGTGGTCCGGATCGCCCAGCTGACCGGCCGCGAGAAGAGCCAGGTGTCGCGGGCGCTCAAGGCGCTCGCCGACGAAGGCGTCGTCGAGCGGGACCCGGACACCCTCGAATACCGGCTGGGCTGGCGCCTGTTCTCCCTCGTCGCCCGCACCGTCGAAGACCGCCTCGCCAGGGCGGCCGAGCCGGTGATGCGGAAGCTGTCGGCCGAGGTCGAGGAAACCTGTCACCTGTGCGTGCTGCGGGACCAGGAGGTGCTGACCCTGCTGTCGGTGTCCGGGCACTCGTTCCGGGTGCACGGCTGGGAAGGGCGCGGAGTGCCCACGTACTGCACGTCGGCGGGCAGGGTGCTGCTGCTCGACGCCACGCCCGACGACCTGTACGTGCGGTTCCCGGAGCCCGCGATGACGAGCCCGCGCTCCGAGGTCCGCACGCTGCCGCAGCTGTGGGCGAAGATCCAGGAATGCCGCCGCGACGGCTACGCCCGCGTCCGCGACGAGTTCGAGGAAGGACTCGCGGGCGTCTCGGCGCCGATCCGGGACTTCCGTGGCAGGGTGGTGGCCGCGCTCAACATCTCCGCTCCTGGCGAGCGCGTCGGCGACCGCCTCGCCGAAGCGGGCCGAGCCACGGCGCTGGCCGCGGAGGAGGTTTCGGGACAGCTGGGCTTCCGGCCGGAAGCTCCGCCGACGGCGTGGCCGACCTGA